A stretch of the Pseudomonadota bacterium genome encodes the following:
- a CDS encoding AraC family transcriptional regulator: MTAAQAETLAEVQALGTRIESFSLAEDRKALVYKSRLQRYAGDSPGPDGIHLVMLLNGGGRFRFAYDGIDFDRRMAPGNMALRLGGSRADGHWPEATTLQLGVEQRLMLELMNDANGGVPVDVEALASSVLDSGPMRHQFIRCSEVVTDAVSPALHREEQLLGLASALMRHCTMPPARKVRERPLSALHAERVREYINDVGVLPPTIQQLARLCDLSRAHFTRAFSLSFGVTPSQYVNQVRMRRAATLLREGRGNVLDIALETGYSNPSKFAAAFRRGFGVAPTEWQRL; encoded by the coding sequence TTGACCGCCGCGCAGGCGGAGACCTTGGCCGAGGTGCAGGCGCTCGGCACACGAATCGAGTCCTTCAGCCTTGCTGAGGACCGCAAAGCGCTCGTCTACAAGTCACGCTTGCAGCGGTACGCCGGCGATTCGCCAGGCCCTGATGGGATTCATCTCGTGATGCTTCTAAACGGTGGTGGGCGCTTTCGCTTCGCCTACGACGGCATCGACTTCGATCGTCGAATGGCCCCGGGCAATATGGCCCTACGCCTTGGGGGAAGCCGTGCCGATGGGCATTGGCCAGAAGCCACCACGTTGCAACTGGGCGTGGAGCAGCGGCTGATGTTGGAACTCATGAACGATGCCAACGGCGGTGTGCCCGTGGACGTGGAAGCGCTTGCGTCTAGCGTGCTGGATTCAGGCCCTATGCGGCACCAGTTCATTCGATGCTCAGAGGTCGTCACGGATGCGGTGTCGCCAGCTCTGCACCGAGAGGAGCAGCTTCTCGGGCTGGCGAGCGCGCTGATGCGACACTGCACGATGCCTCCAGCACGCAAAGTCCGTGAGCGTCCTCTCTCTGCTCTACATGCTGAGCGGGTGCGTGAGTACATCAATGATGTGGGTGTCCTACCCCCCACCATCCAACAGTTAGCGAGGCTCTGTGATCTCAGCCGCGCCCATTTCACCCGTGCCTTCAGCCTATCGTTCGGCGTAACGCCCTCACAATACGTCAATCAGGTTCGCATGCGTCGAGCGGCGACCTTGCTGCGTGAGGGACGAGGAAACGTGCTCGACATCGCCCTTGAGACTGGCTACTCCAACCCGTCGAAGTTCGCAGCCGCCTTCCGTAGGGGGTTCGGTGTCGCTCCCACCGAGTGGCAGCGGCTCTAG
- a CDS encoding heme ABC transporter ATP-binding protein, whose translation MSLLEAQSVSYTVRERALLSEVSLAVSPGELVALLGPNGAGKSTFLRLLAGELAPASGTVCLDGEALAGMSLDRQASRRAVMTQASGILFDFTVDEVLRMGWAPNRWLGEEALARAQAWVIEQCDLSVLLGRLFNSLSGGEQQRVQFARALMQVWPSLGTGDEARDPRYLLLDEPTASLDLAHELLLMSTVARLCREHRLGVVAVVHDLNLAARFADRIALLAAGRLQRVGTPAQVLEPALLSRVYDVSVHVTRLEADERLLVTT comes from the coding sequence ATGAGCCTGCTCGAGGCCCAAAGTGTGAGCTACACGGTTCGGGAGCGGGCGTTGCTCTCGGAGGTCTCCCTGGCCGTGTCGCCGGGAGAGTTGGTGGCGCTGCTGGGGCCGAACGGGGCGGGCAAGTCCACCTTCCTGCGTCTGCTGGCGGGGGAACTCGCGCCCGCGAGCGGCACGGTGTGTCTCGACGGCGAGGCCCTCGCCGGCATGTCCCTCGACCGCCAAGCGAGTCGACGTGCGGTCATGACCCAGGCGTCGGGGATACTCTTCGATTTCACGGTGGATGAGGTCCTGCGCATGGGGTGGGCGCCGAATCGCTGGTTGGGCGAAGAGGCGCTGGCAAGGGCGCAGGCGTGGGTGATCGAGCAGTGCGATCTCAGTGTCCTGCTGGGCCGCCTGTTCAACAGCCTGTCGGGCGGTGAGCAGCAGCGTGTGCAGTTCGCCAGGGCGCTCATGCAGGTCTGGCCGAGTCTTGGTACGGGCGACGAGGCCCGAGACCCGCGCTACCTGCTGTTGGATGAACCTACCGCCAGCTTGGATCTAGCCCACGAGCTCCTGCTCATGAGCACCGTCGCTCGTCTCTGTCGGGAGCATCGCCTCGGCGTGGTCGCCGTGGTGCACGATTTGAATCTTGCGGCCCGCTTTGCGGATCGCATCGCGCTGTTGGCGGCGGGCCGCTTGCAGCGCGTGGGGACGCCGGCGCAGGTGCTGGAGCCAGCCCTGCTGAGCCGCGTCTACGATGTGTCCGTTCACGTCACTCGCTTGGAGGCCGACGAGCGCCTTCTGGTGACTACCTGA
- a CDS encoding PepSY domain-containing protein, giving the protein MHTPNRSLARWYWVHKWSSLVCTLFVLIACITGLPLVFAEELESLSHAHGGDTDQQNWLDFDALLQRAQAARPEAVPQFVYREPTAIGITVVGFGASADAPLAISEQVQLDNTTGEIVAAGGEYDGVLGFLAQLHIELFAGQLGTLFLGLMSVLLLVALVSGGVIYAPFMGNRSYGGPSSHSSRRQRWSWLHNALGMVLAVWLFTVALTGTINTVGAPIIQLWLMTGMKAAVATDTATVEANAQLSSFEQAYSQASQRMPNSDFYFAMFPGTEFSSDRHYLIFQTGRTPLASRLFKPVIVNGYTGEFVGAPEFPFYIKLLLLSQPLHFGDYGGLTLKIAWALLDAAVIVLLLSGVVLWQRRRTRHRERSTDSLPSGSPS; this is encoded by the coding sequence ATGCATACCCCCAACCGTTCACTAGCCCGTTGGTACTGGGTGCACAAGTGGTCAAGCCTCGTGTGTACGCTCTTCGTACTAATCGCTTGTATAACCGGTCTCCCGCTCGTATTCGCCGAGGAGCTCGAGTCGCTCAGCCATGCACACGGCGGCGATACGGATCAACAGAACTGGCTTGATTTCGACGCTCTGCTGCAACGAGCGCAGGCCGCAAGACCCGAAGCCGTACCCCAGTTTGTCTATCGCGAACCCACGGCGATCGGGATCACGGTAGTGGGATTCGGGGCTAGCGCAGACGCGCCACTCGCCATCAGCGAGCAGGTGCAGCTGGACAATACGACAGGAGAGATCGTCGCCGCGGGTGGTGAGTACGACGGCGTGCTGGGATTCCTGGCGCAACTGCACATCGAGCTGTTCGCTGGACAGCTCGGAACGTTGTTCCTCGGCCTGATGAGCGTGCTACTGCTCGTCGCCTTGGTGAGTGGCGGCGTTATCTACGCGCCCTTCATGGGTAACCGCTCTTATGGCGGCCCCTCATCCCACAGTAGCAGGCGACAACGATGGTCCTGGCTGCACAACGCCCTCGGCATGGTGTTAGCGGTGTGGCTATTCACCGTGGCTCTCACGGGCACGATCAATACGGTGGGGGCACCGATCATCCAGCTCTGGCTCATGACCGGGATGAAGGCAGCCGTGGCGACGGATACGGCAACCGTTGAAGCAAACGCTCAGCTAAGCTCCTTCGAACAAGCTTACAGCCAGGCATCGCAGCGAATGCCTAACTCTGATTTCTATTTCGCTATGTTTCCTGGCACAGAGTTCTCAAGCGATCGCCACTATTTGATCTTCCAGACGGGACGGACGCCGTTGGCCTCCCGCCTGTTCAAGCCAGTTATCGTAAACGGTTACACCGGCGAGTTCGTCGGAGCCCCTGAGTTCCCCTTCTACATCAAACTACTGCTCCTGTCTCAGCCGCTTCACTTCGGCGACTACGGTGGGCTAACCCTAAAGATCGCCTGGGCGCTACTCGATGCCGCCGTCATCGTGCTTCTCTTGAGTGGGGTCGTGTTGTGGCAACGTCGTCGTACACGTCATCGAGAGCGGAGCACAGACTCGTTACCATCGGGGTCACCATCGTGA
- a CDS encoding antibiotic biosynthesis monooxygenase, with product MFIAMNRFKIAPGFEEGFERVWRERDSYLSEVPGFKTFSLLKGPQHEDHVLYASHSVWESKEAFLAWTESEAFRKAHAQQSAPKGTYLAHPDLETFEAVL from the coding sequence ATGTTTATCGCGATGAACCGATTCAAGATCGCACCGGGCTTCGAGGAAGGCTTCGAGCGGGTGTGGCGTGAGCGAGACTCTTACCTGTCCGAAGTACCGGGATTCAAGACCTTCTCCCTGCTCAAGGGGCCGCAGCACGAAGACCATGTGCTCTACGCCTCGCACTCCGTGTGGGAATCGAAGGAAGCATTCCTGGCCTGGACGGAGTCAGAGGCTTTCCGCAAGGCGCATGCCCAGCAGTCTGCGCCGAAAGGTACTTACCTTGCCCATCCGGACCTCGAAACCTTTGAAGCTGTTCTTTGA
- a CDS encoding imelysin family protein → MQTCSPLTRLALAVPFAFFLVACEGDDGVAGPAGAQGPAGPAGDDGVATFVTRDDVVKTNANIAFKAYGDSYLLALDLRDALQALVDNPTEETFATAKEAWLASREPYGQTEVYRFRGGPIDALLPDGNIGMEGDGPEGSINAWPLGEALIDYVANQIDGDEGPEIDGSTDAVTPNIIADLSITIDESAVRDNFELGGDERNVTSGYHAIEFLLWGQDLNADGSATPPRDASGGQRPVSDYFTGGACTSGTGNAQPDDICVRRGQYLLVAADLLIEDLNAVVEAWNPNGTDNHYAAFVAGGDQSLALILEGMGRLGFGELAGERMAIALLTNSQEDEHSCFSDNTHRDIFLNAKGIENSFHGEYTGIDGEIVSGAGIDDLLASEGMAELGNSLRGALEDTMIRVGVIDQMAKGGMPFDTQIQLGIAEPNVNGAIDALSAQTDDIEAVIVALGLTTGDLRQDTDQDI, encoded by the coding sequence ATGCAAACCTGTTCGCCACTCACGCGTTTGGCGCTCGCCGTGCCATTTGCGTTCTTTCTGGTTGCCTGCGAAGGCGACGATGGGGTCGCTGGGCCCGCCGGCGCTCAGGGGCCTGCGGGACCTGCAGGGGACGACGGCGTCGCGACGTTCGTGACCCGCGACGATGTGGTCAAGACCAACGCCAACATCGCCTTCAAGGCCTATGGCGACTCCTACCTACTGGCGCTGGACCTGCGCGACGCGCTGCAAGCGCTGGTCGATAACCCGACCGAGGAGACCTTCGCGACCGCCAAGGAGGCATGGCTGGCATCACGCGAGCCCTATGGCCAGACCGAGGTGTACCGTTTTCGCGGTGGGCCGATCGACGCTCTCCTTCCGGACGGCAATATCGGTATGGAAGGCGATGGCCCCGAAGGCAGCATTAACGCTTGGCCCTTGGGCGAGGCACTGATCGACTACGTGGCTAACCAGATCGATGGCGACGAGGGCCCCGAAATCGATGGCTCTACCGATGCGGTAACGCCCAACATCATCGCTGACTTATCCATCACCATCGATGAATCTGCCGTGCGCGACAACTTCGAGCTGGGTGGCGATGAGCGCAATGTGACGAGCGGCTACCACGCGATCGAGTTCCTCCTGTGGGGGCAAGACCTGAACGCGGACGGCAGCGCCACACCTCCCCGCGATGCGAGCGGCGGCCAGCGCCCGGTGAGCGACTACTTTACGGGTGGTGCCTGTACGAGCGGCACGGGCAACGCCCAGCCGGACGACATCTGCGTGCGTCGAGGTCAATATCTGCTGGTGGCCGCCGACCTGCTGATCGAAGACTTGAACGCGGTGGTCGAAGCCTGGAACCCGAATGGTACTGACAACCACTACGCCGCCTTCGTGGCCGGCGGTGATCAGTCCCTCGCCCTGATCCTGGAGGGCATGGGCCGCCTCGGCTTCGGCGAACTCGCCGGCGAGCGCATGGCTATCGCCCTGCTCACCAACAGTCAGGAAGACGAGCACTCCTGCTTCTCAGATAACACCCATCGCGACATCTTCCTCAACGCCAAAGGCATCGAGAACTCATTCCACGGCGAGTACACCGGCATTGACGGTGAGATCGTCTCGGGCGCCGGCATTGACGACCTGCTCGCCTCAGAGGGGATGGCGGAACTCGGCAACAGCTTACGAGGTGCGCTGGAAGACACCATGATCCGCGTCGGCGTGATCGATCAGATGGCCAAAGGCGGTATGCCCTTCGACACGCAGATCCAGCTTGGCATCGCCGAGCCCAACGTCAATGGCGCCATCGATGCGCTATCGGCGCAGACCGATGACATCGAAGCGGTGATCGTCGCGCTCGGCCTGACCACTGGCGACCTGCGCCAGGATACGGATCAGGACATCTGA
- a CDS encoding TonB-dependent receptor yields the protein MDLTSTFRSSAMAGFATWTLTALLITGASPAWPQDASSGSSASEATVDEIVLVIGSKLNETRSQVAQSVAYLDEQRLRDDYILNVEDIFDRTANAFTGATLFGAYSIRGVKSTNVTDGFSRANALSTVLINGTALGISATDYVKPSLFDARVVEVLRGPQSVAQGPNALIGSIVIDYNDPTFDGYEGNALGEFGELSTLRLATMQNLELISDVLATRLTLETRQSDGAVTNPTTGQDDVQRTDEETVRAQFRLQPLKDERLLIDLTYLRNRSDSNPFANSEANEAIGQDLFDRIQTVDEPDSYPSSFDFLSLEAQWEINDRWTLKSVTGYGDFTSTQRLDGDASAAPLFVIDFEVSEEILSQEIRFQYTTTRLQLLTGLYYSDARFENGFDFQGLLPGEDGNFIPFSQFQTTQEEVQQLAAFAKASVTITPRLNATLGLRLNREERAQLLLTDQVGTPVSFEGEADFAQTLPSASLRYEISGKSSIGALYSRGYQGGGFAVGLILDEIRPYDEEFIDNYELFFRHRTLDDRVTLSANVFYFDWRDQQVPFTPEGGFPGLDEFIANAGSSSVFGLELDVQAQVTDSLSVFLAVGVSDTEFEEFTVDGQDLTGQPFPGAPDFNVALGLTYQSPTGWFAATTYTHVDNAYTELASPDFTAIRARDLLGGRIGYRGDHWSVFAFGENLLDDDYELAVFDRRVIGVPDPIGRAADPRVVGAGFSLNW from the coding sequence ATGGATTTGACCAGCACTTTCCGGTCGAGCGCCATGGCCGGCTTTGCCACATGGACCCTGACCGCTCTCCTCATCACCGGCGCATCACCGGCCTGGCCGCAAGACGCCTCCTCCGGATCGAGCGCGAGCGAGGCTACGGTCGATGAAATCGTGTTGGTGATCGGCAGCAAGCTGAACGAGACACGCTCGCAGGTAGCGCAGAGCGTTGCCTACCTCGACGAACAGCGCCTACGCGACGACTACATCCTGAACGTCGAGGATATCTTCGACCGGACCGCCAACGCCTTCACGGGAGCCACCTTGTTCGGCGCCTACAGCATTCGCGGCGTCAAGAGCACTAACGTGACGGATGGCTTCAGCAGAGCGAATGCCCTCTCGACTGTGCTCATCAACGGCACTGCCCTCGGCATCTCCGCCACGGACTACGTGAAGCCATCCCTCTTCGACGCGCGTGTGGTGGAAGTCCTGCGCGGTCCCCAGTCCGTGGCCCAGGGACCGAACGCGCTGATCGGCTCCATCGTGATCGACTACAACGACCCCACCTTCGATGGCTACGAAGGCAACGCCTTAGGCGAGTTCGGTGAGCTCAGCACGCTACGACTCGCCACCATGCAAAACCTTGAACTGATCTCCGACGTGCTCGCCACCCGCCTCACGCTGGAAACGCGCCAAAGCGACGGCGCCGTCACCAACCCCACCACCGGTCAAGACGACGTGCAGCGTACGGATGAGGAAACGGTCCGGGCGCAGTTTCGCCTGCAGCCGCTCAAAGACGAGCGACTCCTAATAGATCTCACCTACCTGCGCAACCGGTCAGACTCCAATCCCTTCGCTAACAGTGAAGCCAACGAGGCGATCGGACAGGACTTGTTCGATCGCATCCAGACGGTGGACGAGCCAGACAGCTACCCCTCGTCCTTCGACTTCCTCTCGTTGGAAGCACAGTGGGAGATCAACGATCGCTGGACCCTGAAGAGCGTCACCGGGTACGGCGACTTCACCTCCACCCAGCGCCTGGATGGAGATGCCAGCGCCGCGCCTCTGTTCGTCATCGACTTTGAGGTCAGCGAGGAGATCCTGAGCCAGGAGATTCGCTTCCAGTACACCACAACGCGCTTGCAACTCCTGACTGGACTCTACTACTCCGATGCTCGCTTCGAGAACGGTTTCGACTTCCAGGGACTTCTCCCGGGCGAGGACGGCAACTTCATTCCCTTCAGCCAATTTCAGACGACGCAAGAGGAGGTGCAGCAACTCGCTGCCTTCGCCAAAGCCAGCGTCACCATCACGCCACGTCTCAATGCGACACTCGGCTTGCGCTTGAACAGGGAGGAGCGCGCCCAGCTTCTGCTGACTGACCAAGTGGGCACTCCCGTGAGCTTCGAAGGTGAAGCGGACTTTGCGCAGACACTACCTAGTGCTTCGCTACGGTACGAGATAAGCGGCAAGAGCTCTATCGGCGCTCTCTACAGCCGCGGCTATCAGGGCGGCGGCTTCGCAGTGGGGCTCATCCTTGATGAGATCAGGCCCTACGATGAGGAGTTCATTGACAACTACGAGCTCTTCTTCCGTCATCGCACACTCGACGATCGGGTGACGCTGAGCGCTAACGTCTTCTACTTCGACTGGCGTGACCAGCAAGTCCCCTTCACACCCGAGGGAGGGTTCCCGGGCCTGGATGAGTTCATCGCCAATGCTGGCTCGTCGTCGGTGTTCGGTCTCGAGCTTGATGTGCAGGCACAGGTAACCGATTCGCTTTCGGTCTTCCTGGCCGTAGGCGTTAGCGACACGGAGTTCGAGGAGTTCACGGTAGATGGTCAAGACCTGACGGGGCAGCCTTTCCCCGGCGCTCCAGACTTCAACGTAGCACTCGGCTTGACCTATCAGTCGCCTACAGGTTGGTTCGCTGCGACGACATACACGCACGTGGACAACGCTTACACAGAACTCGCTTCACCGGACTTCACCGCCATCCGCGCGCGGGATCTGTTGGGTGGTCGCATCGGTTACCGAGGTGACCACTGGTCCGTCTTCGCCTTCGGCGAGAATCTTCTCGACGACGACTACGAGCTGGCCGTATTCGATCGCCGCGTGATCGGTGTGCCAGACCCGATCGGTCGCGCAGCGGACCCACGTGTCGTCGGCGCCGGCTTCAGCCTCAACTGGTAG